Proteins from a genomic interval of Panthera tigris isolate Pti1 chromosome A2, P.tigris_Pti1_mat1.1, whole genome shotgun sequence:
- the PLIN5 gene encoding perilipin-5 isoform X2 — translation MSAVDTSEDEPVRPPRDSLWEQDRQNVVQRVVALPLVRTTCAAVLEAYSAAKDRHPLLGSACRLAEHCVCDLTARALDHAQPLLSHLQPQLASVNNLACRGLDKLEEKLPFLQQPSETVVTSAKDTVASSVTGVVGLARQSRRWSVDLKRSVSHAVDVVLGKSEELVDHFLPMTEDELAALAAEAEGPEVGSVEEQRRRQGYFVRLGSLSARLRHLAYEHSLGKLRQKKHHAQDTLAQLQETLELINLMQCGATPTAPARPGKVHELWEDWSQRSPENGRRRSQAELETLVLSRSLMRELQGTMDALETSVRGLPPSAREKVAEVRRSVDALQSAFADARCFGDVPAAALAEGRGSVARAHACVDELLELVVQAVPLPWLVGPFAPILVERPAPPPDLEALVDEVVGGPDPRWAHLDWPAQQRAWEAEHGDGPALPGDTSKEEPTPPSRAKHTLMPELDF, via the exons ATGTCTGCAGTCGACACGTCAGAAGATGAGCCTGTGCGGCCCCCCAGAGACAGCCTGTGGGAGCAGGACAGGCAG AACGTGGTGCAGCGCGTGGTGGCCCTGCCCCTGGTCAGGACCACGTGCGCCGCCGTCTTGGAGGCTTACAGTGCCGCTAAGGACAGGCACCCGCTGCTGGGCTCCGCCTGCCGCCTGGCCGAGCACTGCGTGTGTGACCTGACCGCCCGTGCCCTGGACCACGCCCAGCCGCTCCTGAGCCACCTGCAGCCCCAGC TGGCCTCCGTGAACAATCTCGCCTGCAGGGGTCTGGACAAACTGGAAGAGAAGTTGCCCTTTCTCCAGCAACCTTCGGAGACG GTGGTGACCTCGGCCAAGGACACGGTGGCCAGCAGTGTGACGGGCGTGGTGGGCCTGGCCCGGCAGAGCCGCCGCTGGAGTGTGGACCTGAAGCGCTCCGTGAGCCACGCCGTGGATGTCGTGCTGGGCAAGTCAGAGGAGCTGGTGGACCACTTCCTGCCCATGACCGAGGACGAGCTCG CGGCCCTGGCAGCGGAGGCCGAGGGCCCGGAAGTGGGGTCCgtggaggagcagaggagacGACAGGGCTATTTTGTGCGCCTGGGCTCCCTGTCGGCGCGGCTCCGCCACCTGGCGTATGAACACtctctggggaaactgaggcagaagaaaCACCACGCCCAGGACACGCTGGCCCAGCTGCAGGAGACCCTGGAGTTG ATCAACCTCATGCAGTGTGGGGCCACACCCACTGCCCCCGCCCGCCCTGGGAAGGTGCACGAGCTCTGGGAGGACTGGAGCCAGCGCTCCCCAGAAAACGGCCGTCGCCGCAGCCAG GCAGAGCTGGAGACGCTGGTCCTGTCCCGGAGTCTGATGCGGGAGCTGCAGGGCACCATGGACGCGCTGGAGACCAGCGTGCGGGGCCTGCCCCCCAGCGCCCGGGAGAAGGTGGCCGAGGTGCGGCGCAGCGTGGACGCCCTGCAGTCCGCGTTCGCCGACGCCCGCTGCTTCGGCGATGTGCCCGCGGCCGCCCTGGCCGAGGGCCGGGGCAGCGTGGCCCGGGCCCACGCCTGCGTGGACGAGCTCCTGGAGCTGGTGGTGCAGGCCGTGCCGCTGCCCTGGCTGGTGGGGCCCTTCGCGCCCATCCTCGTGGAGCGGCCCGCGCCCCCGCCTGACCTGGAGGCTCTGGTGGACGAGGTCGTGGGGGGCCCTGACCCCCGCTGGGCTCACCTGGACTGGCCggcccagcagagagcctgggaaGCCGAGCACGGGGACGGGCCAGCCCTCCCAGGCGACACTTCCAAGGAGGAACCCACGCCCCCCAGCCGCGCCAAGCACACCCTGATGCCAGAGCTGGACTTCTGA
- the PLIN5 gene encoding perilipin-5 isoform X1, giving the protein MSAVDTSEDEPVRPPRDSLWEQDRQNVVQRVVALPLVRTTCAAVLEAYSAAKDRHPLLGSACRLAEHCVCDLTARALDHAQPLLSHLQPQLASVNNLACRGLDKLEEKLPFLQQPSETQVVTSAKDTVASSVTGVVGLARQSRRWSVDLKRSVSHAVDVVLGKSEELVDHFLPMTEDELAALAAEAEGPEVGSVEEQRRRQGYFVRLGSLSARLRHLAYEHSLGKLRQKKHHAQDTLAQLQETLELINLMQCGATPTAPARPGKVHELWEDWSQRSPENGRRRSQAELETLVLSRSLMRELQGTMDALETSVRGLPPSAREKVAEVRRSVDALQSAFADARCFGDVPAAALAEGRGSVARAHACVDELLELVVQAVPLPWLVGPFAPILVERPAPPPDLEALVDEVVGGPDPRWAHLDWPAQQRAWEAEHGDGPALPGDTSKEEPTPPSRAKHTLMPELDF; this is encoded by the exons ATGTCTGCAGTCGACACGTCAGAAGATGAGCCTGTGCGGCCCCCCAGAGACAGCCTGTGGGAGCAGGACAGGCAG AACGTGGTGCAGCGCGTGGTGGCCCTGCCCCTGGTCAGGACCACGTGCGCCGCCGTCTTGGAGGCTTACAGTGCCGCTAAGGACAGGCACCCGCTGCTGGGCTCCGCCTGCCGCCTGGCCGAGCACTGCGTGTGTGACCTGACCGCCCGTGCCCTGGACCACGCCCAGCCGCTCCTGAGCCACCTGCAGCCCCAGC TGGCCTCCGTGAACAATCTCGCCTGCAGGGGTCTGGACAAACTGGAAGAGAAGTTGCCCTTTCTCCAGCAACCTTCGGAGACG CAGGTGGTGACCTCGGCCAAGGACACGGTGGCCAGCAGTGTGACGGGCGTGGTGGGCCTGGCCCGGCAGAGCCGCCGCTGGAGTGTGGACCTGAAGCGCTCCGTGAGCCACGCCGTGGATGTCGTGCTGGGCAAGTCAGAGGAGCTGGTGGACCACTTCCTGCCCATGACCGAGGACGAGCTCG CGGCCCTGGCAGCGGAGGCCGAGGGCCCGGAAGTGGGGTCCgtggaggagcagaggagacGACAGGGCTATTTTGTGCGCCTGGGCTCCCTGTCGGCGCGGCTCCGCCACCTGGCGTATGAACACtctctggggaaactgaggcagaagaaaCACCACGCCCAGGACACGCTGGCCCAGCTGCAGGAGACCCTGGAGTTG ATCAACCTCATGCAGTGTGGGGCCACACCCACTGCCCCCGCCCGCCCTGGGAAGGTGCACGAGCTCTGGGAGGACTGGAGCCAGCGCTCCCCAGAAAACGGCCGTCGCCGCAGCCAG GCAGAGCTGGAGACGCTGGTCCTGTCCCGGAGTCTGATGCGGGAGCTGCAGGGCACCATGGACGCGCTGGAGACCAGCGTGCGGGGCCTGCCCCCCAGCGCCCGGGAGAAGGTGGCCGAGGTGCGGCGCAGCGTGGACGCCCTGCAGTCCGCGTTCGCCGACGCCCGCTGCTTCGGCGATGTGCCCGCGGCCGCCCTGGCCGAGGGCCGGGGCAGCGTGGCCCGGGCCCACGCCTGCGTGGACGAGCTCCTGGAGCTGGTGGTGCAGGCCGTGCCGCTGCCCTGGCTGGTGGGGCCCTTCGCGCCCATCCTCGTGGAGCGGCCCGCGCCCCCGCCTGACCTGGAGGCTCTGGTGGACGAGGTCGTGGGGGGCCCTGACCCCCGCTGGGCTCACCTGGACTGGCCggcccagcagagagcctgggaaGCCGAGCACGGGGACGGGCCAGCCCTCCCAGGCGACACTTCCAAGGAGGAACCCACGCCCCCCAGCCGCGCCAAGCACACCCTGATGCCAGAGCTGGACTTCTGA
- the LRG1 gene encoding leucine-rich alpha-2-glycoprotein, whose product MSSWRPQRKHSSGGLDPQLSRTLLLLLLSTASAQEVAPNRAACVVSHAVNGSSVSCHPPAQIPRRFPADTVYLVVEFFNLTRLPDDTLRGLARLQELHLSSNQLESLSPNFLLPAPLLQVLDLTRNRLARLPRGLFQASGALHTLVLKQNQLEALEPSWLLGLKALRHLDLSENRLQTLPPGLLANVTSLRILDLSNNQLKALPPDLLKGPLRLERLHLEGNRLQVLGEGLLAPQPDLRYLFLNDNKLATVAAGALRGLRQLDFLDLSNNLLTGTPKGLWTSLGQPTRDMKDGFDISGNPWICDENLEDLYGWLVANKDKMFSRNATRCAGPEAWKGQTLLVAAESH is encoded by the exons ATGTCTTCTTGGAGGCCACAGCGAAAGCACAG CTCCGGAGGCCTGGACCCCCAGCTTTCTAGAAcgctgctcctgctgctgctgtctaCGGCCTCCGCCCAGGAGGTCGCCCCCAACCGTGCCGCCTGCGTGGTGTCCCATGCGGTCAACGGCAGCTCCGTCTCCTGCCACCCCCCTGCCCAAATCCCCCGCCGCTTCCCGGCCGACACCGTCTACCTGGTGGTGGAGTTCTTCAACCTCACGCGGCTGCCAGACGACACCCTCCGGGGCCTCGCTCGCCTCCAGGAGCTGCACCTGTCCAGCAACCAGCTGGAGAGCCTCTCGCCCAACTTCCTGCTGCCCGCACCTCTGCTGCAGGTGCTGGATCTAACCCGCAACCGCCTGGCCCGCCTGCCCCGCGGCCTCTTCCAGGCCTCGGGTGCTCTCCACACCCTGGTGCTGAAGCAAAACCAGCTGGAGGCTCTGGAGCCCTCGTGGCTGCTCGGCCTGAAGGCCCTGCGGCATCTGGACCTTTCCGAAAACCGCCTCCAGACCCTGCCCCCAGGGCTGTTGGCCAACGTCACCTCCCTGCGCATCCTTGACCTCAGCAATAACCAGTTGAAGGCTTTGCCCCCAGACCTTCTGAAAGGCCCCCTGCGGTTGGAAAGGCTGCATCTGGAAGGCAACAGACTGCAGGTGCTTGGCGAGGGGCTCCTGGCACCCCAGCCAGACCTCCGCTACCTTTTCCTGAATGACAACAAGCTGGCCACCGTGGCAGCGGGCGCCCTCCGGGGTCTGCGGCAGCTGGACTTCCTGGATCTGTCCAACAACTTGCTTACCGGCACGCCTAAGGGGCTCTGGACATCCCTGGGGCAGCCCACCCGGGACATGAAGGATGGCTTTGACATCTCTGGTAACCCCTGGATCTGTGACGAGAACCTGGAAGACCTCTACGGGTGGCTTGTGGCCAATAAAGACAAGATGTTCTCTCGGAACGCGACGCGCTGCGCTGGGCCTGAAGCCTGGAAGGGCCAGACGCTCCTGGTTGCAGCTGAGTCCCACTGA
- the SEMA6B gene encoding semaphorin-6B, with protein MRTPRAPPPRPAPLLLLLLLGEANGLFPEEPPPLSVAPRDYLNHYPVFVGSGPGRLTPAEGTDDLNIQRVLRVNRTLFIGDRDNLYRVELEPPTTTELRYQRKLTWRSNPSDINVCRMKGKQEGECRNFVKVLLLRDESTLFVCGSNAFNPVCANYSMDTLQPLGDNISGMARCPYDPKHANVALFSEGMLFTATVTDFLAIDAVIYRSLGDRPTLRTVKHDSKWFKEPYFVHAVEWGSHIYFFFREIAMEFNYLEKVVVSRVARVCKNDVGGSPRVLEKQWTSFLKARLNCSVPGDSHFYFNVLQAVTGVVSLGGRPVVLAVFSTPSNSIPGSAVCAFDMTQVAAVFEGRFREQKSPESIWTPVPEDQVPRPRPGCCAAPGMQYNASSAFPDEILNFVKTHPLMDEAVPSLGHAPWIVRTLMRHQLTRVAVDVGAGPWGNHTVVFLGSEVGTVLKFLIWPNASASGTAGPSVFLEEFETYRPDRCGRFSSGEAGRRLLSLELDTASGGLLAAFPRCVVRVPVARCQQYSGCMKNCIGSQDPYCGWAPDGSCVFLSPGTRGTFEQDVSGASTSGLGDCTGLLRASLAEERAGLVSVNLLVTSSVAAFVVGAVVSGFSVGWYVGLRERRELARRKDKEAILAHGGGEAVLSVSRLGERRAAGGRGGGGGGGGGGGGGAGGPPEALLAPLMQNGWAKATLLQGGPHDLDSGLLPTPEQTPLPQKRLPAPHPHALGARAWEHGHPLLSASASSSLLLLAPARAPEPPPAPPAPPVPGEPGPDARLYARPGRAAHGDFPLTPHASPDRRRVVSAPTGPSDPASAAAASADGLPRPWSPPPTGSLRRPGPHGPPAAALRRTHTFNSGEGRPGDRHRGRHARPGTDLAHLLSYGGTDRTAPPVP; from the exons ATGCGGACCCCGCGAGCGCCCCCTCCTCGCCCGGCCCCACTGCTCCTACTGCTGCTACTGGGGGAAGCTAATGGCCTCTTCCCCGAGGAGCCGCCGCCGCTCAGCGTGGCCCCCAGGGACT aCCTGAACCACTACCCCGTGTTCGTGGGCAGCGGGCCAGGACGCCTGACCCCAGCAGAGGGTACTGACGACCTCAACATCCAGCGGGTCCTGCGGGTCAACAGGACGCTGTTCATCGGGGACAG ggacaACCTGTACCGGGTGGAGCTGGAGCCCCCCACGACCACGGAGCTGCGGTATCAGCGG AAACTGACCTGGCGCTCCAACCCCAGTGACATCAACGTGTGTCGGATGAAGGGCAAGCAGGAG GGCGAGTGTCGGAATTTTGTAAAGGTGCTGCTACTTCGCGACGAATCCACGCTCTTCGTGTGCGGTTCCAATGCCTTCAACCCCGTGTGTGCCAACTACAGC ATGGACACACTGCAGCCCCTGGGGGACAATATCAGCGGCATGGCCCGTTGCCCATACGATCCCAAACATGCCAACGTTGCCCTCTTCTCTG AAGGGATGCTCTTCACGGCCACCGTTACTGACTTCCTAGCCATCGATGCCGTCATCTACCGCAGCCTGGGGGACCGGCCCACTCTGCGTACCGTGAAACACGACTCCAAGTGGTTCAAAG AGCCCTACTTTGTCCATGCGGTGGAGTGGGGCAGCCACATCTATTTTTTCTTCCGGGAGATCGCGATGGAGTTTAACTATCTGGAGAAG GTGGTGGTGTCCCGAGTGGCCCGGGTGTGCAAGAATGACGTGGGGGGCTCCCCCCGGGTGCTGGAGAAGCAGTGGACGTCCTTCCTGAAGGCGCGGCTCAACTGCTCCGTGCCTGGCGACTCCCATTTCTACTTCAACGTGCTGCAGGCTGTCACGGGCGTGGTCAGCCTGGGGGGCCGGCCGGTGGTCCTTGCTGTCTTCTCCACCCCCAGCAACAG CATCCCCGGCTCGGCTGTCTGCGCCTTCGACATGACGCAGGTGGCCGCCGTGTTTGAAGGCCGCTTCCGTGAGCAGAAGTCCCCCGAGTCCATCTGGACCCCCGTGCCGGAGGACCAGGTGCCACGGCCCCG ACCTGGGTGCTGCGCGGCTCCCGGCATGCAGTACAATGCCTCTAGCGCCTTCCCCGATGAGATCCTCAACTTTGTCAAGACCCACCCCCTGATGGACGAAGCGGTGCCCTCTCTGGGCCACGCGCCCTGGATCGTGCGGACTCTAATGCG GCACCAGCTGACACGAGTGGCTGTGGACGTGGGCGCCGGCCCCTGGGGCAACCACACCGTCGTCTTCCTGGGTTCCGAGGTGGGCACCGTCCTCAAGTTCCTCATCTGGCCCAACGCCAGCGCCTCAGGCACCGCTGGGCCCAGTGTCTTCCTAGAGGAGTTCGAGACCTACCGGCCGGACAG GTGTGGACGGTTCAGCAGCGGTGAGGCGGGGCGGCGGCTGTTGAGTCTGGAGCTGGACACGGCCTCGGGTGGCCTGCTGGCAGCCTTCCCCCGCTGCGTGGTCCGCGTGCCCGTGGCCCGCTGCCAGCAGTACTCAGGGTGCATGAA GAACTGTATCGGCAGTCAGGACCCCTACTGTGGGTGGGCCCCTGATGGTTCCTGCGTCTTCCTCAGCCCCGGCACCAG AGGCACCTTCGAGCAGGACGTGTCTGGGGCCAGCACCTCAGGCTTAGGGGACTGTACAG GACTCCTGCGGGCCAGCCTGGCGGAGGAGCGCGCCGGGCTGGTGTCGGTGAACCTGCTGGTGACGTCGTCCGTGGCAGCCTTCGTGGTGGGCGCCGTCGTGTCCGGCTTCAGCGTGGGCTGGTACGTGGGCCTCCGCGAGCGGCGCGAGCTGGCGCGCCGCAAGGACAAGGAGGCCATCCTGGCGCACGGCGGCGGCGAGGCGGTGCTGAGCGTGAGCCGGCTGGGCGAGCGCAGGGcggccgggggccggggcggcggcgggggcggcggcggcggcgggggcggcggcgccgGGGGGCCCCCCGAGGCCCTGCTGGCGCCCCTGATGCAGAACGGCTGGGCCAAGGCCACGCTGCTGCAGGGCGGCCCCCACGACCTGGACTCGGGGCTGCTGCCCACGCCCGAGCAGACGCCGCTGCCGCAGAAGCGCCTGCCCGCCCCGCACCCGCACGCCCTGGGCGCGCGCGCCTGGGAGCACGGCCACCCGCTGCTCTCGGCGTCCGCGTCCtcctccctgctgctgctggcgCCGGCCCGCGCCCCCgagccgccgcccgcgccccccgcgccccccgtgCCCGGAGAGCCGGGCCCCGACGCGCGCCTCTACGCCCGGCCCGGCCGCGCGGCGCACGGCGACTTCCCGCTGACCCCGCACGCCAGCCCGGACCGCCGGCGCGTCGTGTCGGCGCCCACCGGGCCCTCGGACCcggcctccgccgccgccgcctccgccgacGGCCTCCCGCGGCCCTGGAGCCCGCCGCCCACGGGCAGCCTGCGGAGGCCCGGCCCCCACGGCCCGCCGGCCGCCGCCCTGCGCCGCACGCACACGTTCAACAGCGGCGAGGGCCGGCCGGGCGACCGCCACCGCGGCCGCCACGCGCGGCCCGGCACGGACTTGGCCCACCTCCTCTCGTACGGGGGCACGGACAGGACTGCGCCCCCCGTGCCCTAG